A section of the Gallus gallus isolate bGalGal1 chromosome 4, bGalGal1.mat.broiler.GRCg7b, whole genome shotgun sequence genome encodes:
- the GPR83L gene encoding G protein-coupled receptor 83 isoform X1: MSRRMWFPLQYISKPFWRAENHTSRSFLSTRYSFPNQSFFHSDLDLEDLGDFDSGTKYEGESQSRTVQALLIIAYSVIVCISLFGNTLVCHVVIKNKRMHSATSLFIVNLAVADVMITVLNTPFTLVRFVSSTWVFGKLMCHISRFVQYCSVHVSVLTLAAIALDRHQVIMHPLKPRMSMVKGGICIIIIWVMASCFSLPHAIYQTLTRFYIGNRTIRTVCLPSFPPPADLFWKYLDLTTFVLLYVLPLLVISITYTMVAKKLWLRNAIGDITMEQYYAHQRKKKMTLKMLMVVVIVFAVCWFPLNCYVVLISYRAIHSSNALYFAFHWFAMSSTCYNPFIYCWLNENFRSELKSLLCVCRRRSAAQSHALQSISPPFRPAWLESCRHKRGSTCQKTAPSQRNSTKTDISSVQPIVAEH, translated from the exons ATGAGCAGGCGCATGTGGTTCCCTCTGCAGTACATCTCCAAACCCTTCTGGAGAGCAGAGAATCACACCAGCAGGAGCTTCCTCTCCACACGGTACAGCTTTCCGAATCAGTCCTTCTTCCACAGTGATTTGGACTTGGAAGACCTGGGGGACTTTGACAGTGGGACCAAATATGAGGGTGAATCCCAGAGCAGGACGGTGCAGGCACTGCTGATCATAGCTTACTCAGTGATCGTCTGCATCTCCCTCTTTGGAAACACCCTGGTGTGCCACGTGGTGATCAAGAACAAGAGGATGCACTCTGCCACCAGCCTCTTCATCGTCAACCTGGCCGTGGCTGATGTGATGATCACTGTCCTCAACACCCCCTTCACACTG GTGCGGTTTGTAAGCAGTACGTGGGTCTTTGGAAAGCTGATGTGTCACATCAGCCGGTTTGTGCAGTACTGCTCTGTCCATGTGTCCGTACTGACCCTCGCTGCCATCGCTCTGGATCGTCACCAG GTTATCATGCACCCCCTCAAGCCACGTATGTCCATGGTGAAAGGAGGGATTTGCATCATTATCATCTGGGTTATGGCCAGCTGCTTCTCCCTGCCTCATGCCATCTATCAGACCCTGACAAGATTTTATATTGG GAACAGAACAATACGAACGGTTTGCCTCCCCAGCTTCCCTCCTCCCGCTGACCTTTTCTGGAAGTATTTGGACTTGACTACATTTGTTCTCTTGTATGTTTTGCCCTTGCTTGTCATCTCCATTACCTATACCATGGTGGCTAAGAAGCTCTGGCTGAGAAATGCCATTGGGGACATCACCATGGAGCAGTACTATGCCCatcagaggaagaagaagatgaCACTGAAGAtgctgatggtggtggtgattgTGTTTGCAGTGTGCTGGTTCCCTCTGAACTGCTACGTGGTGCTGATCTCCTACAGAGCCATCCACAGCAGCAATGCTCTGTACTTCGCTTTCCACTGGTTTGCCATGAGCAGTACTTGCTACAATCCCTTCATTTACTGTTGGCTGAATGAGAACTTCAGGTCTGAGCTGAAGtccctgctgtgtgtgtgccggCGGAGGAGCGCAGCCCAGAGCCATGCCCTGCAGTCCATTTCCCCTCCATTCAGGCCAGCCTGGCTTGAGAGCTGCCGGCACAAGAGAGGCAGCACCTGCCAGAAAACAGCACCATCCCAAAGGAATTCTACCAAGACAGACATATCCAGCGTTCAGCCAATTGTGGCAGAACACTAA
- the GPR83L gene encoding G protein-coupled receptor 83 (The RefSeq protein has 3 substitutions compared to this genomic sequence) yields the protein MSRRMWFPLQYISKPFWRAENHTSTSFLSTRYSFPNQSFFHSDLDLEDLGDFDSGTKYEGESQSRTVQALLIIAYSVIICISLFGNTLVCHVVIKNKRMHSATSLFIVNLAVADVMITVLNTPFTLVRFVSSTWVFGKLMCHISRFVQYCSVHVSVLTLAAIALDRHQVIMHPLKPRMSMVKGGICIIIIWVMASCFSLPHAIYQTLTRFYIGNRTIRTVCLPSFPPPADLFWKYLDLTTFVLLYVLPLLVISITYTMVAKKLWLRNAIGDITMEQYYAHQRKKKMTLKMLMVVVIVFAVCWFPLNCYVVLISCRAIHSSNALYFAFHWFAMSSTCYNPFIYCWLNENFRSELKSLLCVCRRRSAAQSHALQSISPPFRPAWLESCRHKRGSTCQKTAPSQRNSTKTDISSVQPIVAEH from the exons ATGAGCAGGCGCATGTGGTTCCCTCTGCAGTACATCTCCAAACCCTTCTGGAGAGCAGAGAATCACACCAGCAGGAGCTTCCTCTCCACACGGTACAGCTTTCCGAATCAGTCCTTCTTCCACAGTGATTTGGACTTGGAAGACCTGGGGGACTTTGACAGTGGGACCAAATATGAGGGTGAATCCCAGAGCAGGACGGTGCAGGCACTGCTGATCATAGCTTACTCAGTGATCGTCTGCATCTCCCTCTTTGGAAACACCCTGGTGTGCCACGTGGTGATCAAGAACAAGAGGATGCACTCTGCCACCAGCCTCTTCATCGTCAACCTGGCCGTGGCTGATGTGATGATCACTGTCCTCAACACCCCCTTCACACTG GTGCGGTTTGTAAGCAGTACGTGGGTCTTTGGAAAGCTGATGTGTCACATCAGCCGGTTTGTGCAGTACTGCTCTGTCCATGTGTCCGTACTGACCCTCGCTGCCATCGCTCTGGATCGTCACCAG GTTATCATGCACCCCCTCAAGCCACGTATGTCCATGGTGAAAGGAGGGATTTGCATCATTATCATCTGGGTTATGGCCAGCTGCTTCTCCCTGCCTCATGCCATCTATCAGACCCTGACAAGATTTTATATTGG GAACAGAACAATACGAACGGTTTGCCTCCCCAGCTTCCCTCCTCCCGCTGACCTTTTCTGGAAGTATTTGGACTTGACTACATTTGTTCTCTTGTATGTTTTGCCCTTGCTTGTCATCTCCATTACCTATACCATGGTGGCTAAGAAGCTCTGGCTGAGAAATGCCATTGGGGACATCACCATGGAGCAGTACTATGCCCatcagaggaagaagaagatgaCACTGAAGAtgctgatggtggtggtgattgTGTTTGCAGTGTGCTGGTTCCCTCTGAACTGCTACGTGGTGCTGATCTCCTACAGAGCCATCCACAGCAGCAATGCTCTGTACTTCGCTTTCCACTGGTTTGCCATGAGCAGTACTTGCTACAATCCCTTCATTTACTGTTGGCTGAATGAGAACTTCAGGTCTGAGCTGAAGtccctgctgtgtgtgtgccggCGGAGGAGCGCAGCCCAGAGCCATGCCCTGCAGTCCATTTCCCCTCCATTCAGGCCAGCCTGGCTTGAGAGCTGCCGGCACAAGAGAGGCAGCACCTGCCAGAAAACAGCACCATCCCAAAGGAATTCTACCAAGACAGACATATCCAGCGTTCAGCCAATTGTGGCAGAACACTAA